From the Micromonospora echinofusca genome, the window CTCGGCCAGCGGGCGGGTGGAGACGATGTTGACGGACAGCACCGGGCCGTCGCTGCCGACCGCCAGGTCGGGCAGGAGCAGCAGCTCGTCGGCGTGGCGCAGGTACTCCACGTGGGAGATCGGGCCGATGTCCAGGTCACCGGCGACCAGCGCGGCGCTGAGCCGGTCCGGGGAGTCCTTGTGCAGGTCGACGTCGATCAGGGCACCGGAGCGCATCAGCCCCCAGTAGATCGGCAGGCAGTTCAGGAACTGGATGTGCCCGACCCGGGGGCGTGCGACGTGCTCAGCCATGCCCCGACCGTATCCCCGCCACCGCCCGGTGGCTCAGCGGGCCGGGGCGGGAGTGGCCAACCCCGCATCCGCCGCCGGCCCCTCCTCCCGCCCCTCGACCGGCCCGCCGTGCCCGGGTGCCCCCGATCCGGCTGGGGCGCCGGTCGCCCGGGCACGGCGGACGGACCGGACGACGACCGGCACGAACGCCGCCACCACCAGCAGGCCGGCCACGCCGGCGCCCGCGATCAGGGGGCGCGGCGCCAGCAGGGCCAGCAGGGCGCCCCCGATCAGGTAGCCGCCCATCGAGCCGCCCTGCACCGCCGCGCCGTAGAGGGCGTACGCCCGGCCGCGCGACACCTCCGGCACGCGCCGGGCGGTGAGCAGGTTGGCGAAGACGTTCTCCCCGCCGTTCGCCGCGCCCGCGACCAGCCAGAGCGGGACCAGCAGCGCGGCCGTGGGCACGGCGGCGGCGACGATCACCGTCAGGCAGATGCCACCGAGCGTCGTCAGCACCCCGTACACCAGGGCGGCGTCGTCGCTGAGGCGGTGGGCGAGCCGGGCGCAGAGCCAGCTGCCCGGCAGCATCCCCGCCATCCAGGCGGCACCGACCAACCCGTACGTGGTGGGCGTGCCGCCCAGGGTCTCCCGGATGAAGAAGACCTCGATCACGTTGATGCCGCCCACGGCCGTGATGACCGCGGCCGTGCCGAGGACGACGACCAGCAGCAGCGGGTCGCGACGCAGCCGCCACGCCGGGGCGCCCTCGACCCCGCGCGCGGGTGTGGCGGCGGCCCGTCGGCCGCCCCGGCGGGTGCGCAGCAGCAGCCCCGCGACCACCAGCGCGAGGTAGCTCCCAGCGTCGATGAGCAGCGGTACGCGCGTGCCGAACTGCCCGACCAGAAGCCCGGCGAGCACCGGGCCGGCCAGCGCGCCCAGGGTGCTGGCCGTCTGGCTGATCGCGCTGGCCCGGGGCAGGTCGGCGGGGCGCACCATCGCCGGCAGCAGGGCCGCCAGGCAGGGCTGGGTCACGGCGAGCCCGCAGGCGAGCAGCGCGACGAGCCCGACGATCAGGGCCGGGTGCTCGGCGAAGGCGAGCAGGGCGCAGACGCCGGCCTGCGCCAGGCCGGCGGTGACCAGCAGCGTACGGCTGTCCACCCGGTCGGCGAGCCGTCCGGTGAGCGGGGCGAGCACCACCAGCGGGAGGGTGGCCGCCAGCAGCAGTCCGGAGACGGCGAGGCCGCCGGCCCCGGCGGCCTGGAGCGCGAGCGCCAGGGCGGTGGCGGCGAGGAAGTCGCCGCACATCGAGGTGCCGCGCGCGCCGGCGGCGAGCCAGACGTCGGACCAGCGCGATCCGTCAGCCATGAAGGACATACTTCGAAAATAATCCTTCACAACTGCGCGGGGCAACCCCTCCTACGCCAGCGGCACCGTCCGGTACTGCACCGCCACCGTGCGCGCCCCGGCCGGCGGATCGGCCTGCCGGTTGCGCTGCCGGTACGGCTCGAACAACGCGCTGACCGCCTCGTTCAGCCCGGCCAGTTCGTCGGCGGTGAGCAGCAGCAGGGTGTCGCTGAACAACGCGACGTCGTACCACTCGGCGGGCTCGTCACCGGCGCGGCGCAACCAGTCCCGCGTCCGCTGCATGTCGCGGGCCGCGTGTGCCTCCACCAGCGCTTCCTCGGCGGCGCGCGCATCGGGGCCGGCGGAGCGACCCGCGTCGACCATCAGGCTCCGGCCGACCGTGCGCCACAGCCGCTCGCGCGCGTCCCCCCGGCTCGGCGCCTGCTCCACCAGGCCCGACTTCGCCAGCGCCCGGAGGTGGTAGCTGGTCGCGCTCGGCGACAGCCCGGCGACCTCCGCGCACTCGGTGGCGGTCGCGCCGCCCTCCACCACGCCCAGGTGTTCCATGATCGCGATTCGGGCCGGATGGGCCAGCGCCCGCATCACCTGCGGGTCGCTGACCGTCATCCGGCGCTGTTCGGGACGCGCCTCCGTCATGCGCCCATGATTCCTGGTCGCCCGCCCGCGTGGGCCGCCGGCCGGGCAGTACCGGGGGTTCGCCCGGCGGCGGCGCCACGGGCGAAATCCGGTGGAGCGTGCCGCGCCGGGCGCGTAAAATGTCAGGCCGCTGACGGCCATGGTGAGAGTGACCACCGCATCGGACGTCCCGCGCCGGGGGCCGGCCATCCGCCCGCCGGACACGCGAGCGATCGGCAGATGACCCGATGGGATCCACCGTGACCGCACTCGACCTCGACCTCGATGCCGACCTCGCCGCCGAGCGCCAGCACCTCGCCACCTCCCGGGCGGCCCTGGCCCAGATGCGGCAACGCGCCGAGGCCCTCTTCTCCACCGGCGACCAGGTGGCCGGCGACGCGTACGCGGCCGAGACGCTCGGGCGCACCCTGGCCCGCCGGGTCGCCGAACTCGCCGACGACCCCACCACGCCGCTCTTCTTCGGACGCCTCGACTTCGGCCCGGCGACCGGCGCCCCACCCGCCGACGACGACCGCCCCGGGGACCCCGACGACGGAACCGACGGGTGGCACGCGGACCACGCCGGACGGCGCTACCACGTCGGCCGGCGGCACGTCACCGACGACCGGGGCGAGCCGCTGGTGCTGGACTGGCGGGCGCCGGTCTCCCGGTCGTTCTACCGGGCGAGCGCCCGCGACCCGCAGGGCGTGGCGGTACGGCGCCGCTTCGGGTTCAGCAACGGGACGCTGACCAGTTTCGAGGACGAGCGCCTCGACCGGGGTGAGGAACTGGGCACGGCCAGCCGCATCCTGACCGCCGAGATCGAACGGCCGCGCGTCGGACCGATGCGCGACATCGTGGCCACCATCCAGCCGGAGCAGGACGAGCTGGTCCGGGCCGACCTAGCCGACTCCATCTGCGTGCAGGGCGCCCCGGGCACCGGCAAGACGGCCGTCGGCCTGCACCGGGCCGCGTACCTGCTCTACCTGCACCGGGAACGGCTGCGCCGCTCCGGCGTGCTGATCGTGGGGCCGAACCGCACCTTCCTGTCGTACATCGCGGCGGTGCTGCCGGCGCTCGGCGAGGTGGAGGTCGAACAGGCCACGGTGGAGGACCTGGTCGCCCGGGTGCCGGTGCGGGCCGTCGACGACCCGGCGGTGGCCGCGGTCAAGCACGACGCCCGGATGGCCGAGGTGCTGCGCCGGGCGGTCGACGCGTACATCGGCGAGCCGGCCGAGCCGATCATGGTGTCGGACGGCTCGTTCCGCTGGCGCATCGGGCTGGACCCGCTGCACCGGGTCGTCGAGGAGACCCGCCGGGAGCGGCTGCCGTACGCCACGGGCCGCGAGCGCGTCCGGGCCAGAGTGGTGGCGCTGCTGCAACGGCAGGCCGAGGCGCGGCGCGCCGAGTCCCCGAGCGACGCCTGGCTGCGCCGGATGGGCAAGGCCACCCCGGTCACCGCCTTCCTCGACGCGGTCTGGCCGGCGCTCACCCCGGAAGGGCTGGTGCACGCCCTGCTCGGCGACCCGCAGCGGCTCGCCGCCGCGGCGGACGGGCTGCTCGACGCCGAGGAGCAGGCGCGGCTGCGCGGGCTCGCCACCCCGGCCGGCGCGGCCGACCCGACGGCGGTCGGCGCCACGGAACCGGCGCGCGCGTCGGCGCGACGCCCCGCCCCGGCCGGCACGAAGCTCGGGCGTACGCCGAAGGCCACGAAGTGGACGGCGGCCGACGCCGTGCTGATCGACGAGGCGGCCGGGCTCATCGAGCGGCCGGGCGGCTTCGGGCACGTCGTCGTCGACGAGGCGCAGGACCTGTCCCCGATGCAGTGCCGCGTGATCGCCCGGCGCAGCGAACACGGGTCGATCACCCTCCTCGGCGACCTGGCCCAGGGCACCGCCCCGTGGGCCGCCGCCGACTGGCGGGATTCCCTGCGCCACCTCGGCAAGCCGGACGCCGTCGTGGTGCCGCTGACGGTCGGCTTCCGGGTGCCCGCCGCCGTCGTCGCTTTCGCCAACCGGCTGCTGCCGGCTCTCGCCGTCGACGTGCCCCCGGCCGAGTCGCTGCGCCGCGACGGCGCGCTCGACGTGCGTACCGTCGACGACCTGGCCGCCGCGACGGTGGCCGAGGTGCGCGCGGCGCTGGCGTTCGACGGCTCGGTGGCGGTGATCGCCGCCGACGACGCGGTCGGCGACCTGCGGGCGGCGCTGGACGCCGCCGGCGTCGACACCGCGACCGTCGACGAGCCGGCCGCCACGGCGCGCGTCACGGTCGTGCCCGCGACCCTGGTCAAGGGCCTGGAGTACGACCACGTCATCGTCGTCGAGCCGGCGGCGATCGTGGCCGCCGAACCGCGCGGCCTGCACCGGCTCTACGTGGTGCTCACCCGGGCGGTCTCCCGGCTCGCCGTGCTGCACGCCCGGCCGCTGCCCGCGCCGCTCGGGTGACCGGCGACTTGCGCCGGGGCGGTAGACAGGTGTCCGTGACACCCTCGACGAGCGTCCCGTGATCCTCGCCCGCGCCGAGGCGGTCAGCCGCCGCTACGGCGACGTGCTCGCCCTCGACCGGGTCGACCTGGAGGTCTCCGCCGGTGAGTTGGTCGGCCTGCTCGGCCCCAACGGGGCGGGCAAGAGCACCCTGCTGAACCTGCTCGTCGGGCTGCGCCGGCCCACCGCCGGCCGGGTCGAGCTGTTCGGCGGCGACCCGCGCGACCCGGCGAGCCGGCGGCAGATCGGGGTCACCCCGCAGGAGACGGGCCTGCCCGGCACGCTGCGGGTCGGCGAGGTCGTGGACTTCGTCGCCGCCCACCACCCCGACCCGGTCCCCCGGGGCGAGCTGCTCGACCGCTTCGGCCTGGGCGAGCTGGCCCGGCGGCAGACCGGCGGCCTCTCCGGCGGGCAACGCCGCCGGCTCGCGGTGGCGCTCGCCTTCGTCGGCCGGCCCCGGCTGGTGCTGCTCGACGAGCCGACCACCGGGCTGGACGTCGCGGCGCGGCACACCCTGTGGGAGGCGATCCGGGCGTTCCACGACGACGGCGGCACCGTGCTGCTGAGCAGCCACTACCTGGAGGAGGTCGAGGCGCTGGCCCGGCGGGTGGTGGTCATCGGGCACGGCCGGGTGCTGGCCGACGACACGGTCGACGCGATCCGGGGGATCGTCGGCGTACGCCGGGTCAGCCTGGTCGCCGACGAGCTGCCCGCGCTGCCCGGTGTGGTCCGCACCGAGCGGGTCGACGGGCGCACCCACCTGCTCACCACCGACGCCGACGAGCTGGTGCGGGCCCTGGTCACCGCCGGGGTCGCGTTCGCCGACCTGGAGGTACGCCCCACCTCGTTGGAGGAGGCGTTCCTCGCCATCACCGCCGCACCGGGCTCGGAACCCGGCCGTCCGACGGCCGCCGTGGCCGGCCCGCCGGCCACCGCCTGAGGGAACGGATCAGCCATGCGCCTCGCCCTCGTCCACGCCCGCTACCAGCTCCTGGAGACGGTCCGCATCCCGGTCGCCGTCGTCGGCAGCGCCTTCTTCCCCGCCGTGGCGATGCTCTTCTTCGTGGTGCCGTTCGCCGGGAAGGACCCGGTCGCCGCCACGTACGCCACCGCCGCCATGGTCACTTTCTCGGTGATGAGCGCGAACGTCTTCCAGTACGGCGTCGGGGTCGCCGAGGACCGCGACCAGCCCTGGAACCCGTACACCCGCACCCTGCCGGCGGGCCCCGCGCCGCGCTTCGCCGGGCGGGTGCTGGCCGGGCTGGCGCTCACCTACCTCTCCCTGGTCCCGGTGGTGGTGATCGGGGCCACGCTCACCGAGGCGCGGATCAGCGCACCCGCGTTCCTGCTGGCCCTGGCGACCGTCACGGTGATCTCGGTGCCGTTCACGCTGCTGGGGCTCGCCATCGGCTACTCGATGCCGAGCAAGGCGGCGATCGTGGTGGCGCAGGTCGTCTTCTTCCCCCTCGCCTTCGGGGGCGGCCTGCTCTCCGCCCCGGACCAGGCGCCCGGGTTCGTCGAGGCCGTCGCGCCGTTCCTGCCGACCCGGGGCGCGGTGGAGCTGATGTGGGCGGCGACCGGCGACTACCCGGTCGACCCGCTGTCGATGGTCATGCTCGGGGTCTGGGTGGTGCTGCTGGCGGTGCTGGCCGGGTGGGCGTACCGGCGCGACGAGGGTCGACGGTTCAGCTGACGATTCGTCCGATCCGCCCCGTGACGCGGCGGGTCGGTGCCACGATTCCGGCAGGGGCGTGCCGGCGTGGCCGTCCCCCGCCGAGAGGGGTCGTCGTGAGCACCGTCCCGCCGGGCACACCCTGCTGGGCCGACCTCGCCACCCCCGGGCTCGCCGAGGCGCGCCGGTTCTATCCCGAACTGTTCG encodes:
- a CDS encoding MFS transporter, translated to MSFMADGSRWSDVWLAAGARGTSMCGDFLAATALALALQAAGAGGLAVSGLLLAATLPLVVLAPLTGRLADRVDSRTLLVTAGLAQAGVCALLAFAEHPALIVGLVALLACGLAVTQPCLAALLPAMVRPADLPRASAISQTASTLGALAGPVLAGLLVGQFGTRVPLLIDAGSYLALVVAGLLLRTRRGGRRAAATPARGVEGAPAWRLRRDPLLLVVVLGTAAVITAVGGINVIEVFFIRETLGGTPTTYGLVGAAWMAGMLPGSWLCARLAHRLSDDAALVYGVLTTLGGICLTVIVAAAVPTAALLVPLWLVAGAANGGENVFANLLTARRVPEVSRGRAYALYGAAVQGGSMGGYLIGGALLALLAPRPLIAGAGVAGLLVVAAFVPVVVRSVRRARATGAPAGSGAPGHGGPVEGREEGPAADAGLATPAPAR
- a CDS encoding winged helix-turn-helix domain-containing protein, with protein sequence MTEARPEQRRMTVSDPQVMRALAHPARIAIMEHLGVVEGGATATECAEVAGLSPSATSYHLRALAKSGLVEQAPSRGDARERLWRTVGRSLMVDAGRSAGPDARAAEEALVEAHAARDMQRTRDWLRRAGDEPAEWYDVALFSDTLLLLTADELAGLNEAVSALFEPYRQRNRQADPPAGARTVAVQYRTVPLA
- a CDS encoding HelD family protein, with translation MTALDLDLDADLAAERQHLATSRAALAQMRQRAEALFSTGDQVAGDAYAAETLGRTLARRVAELADDPTTPLFFGRLDFGPATGAPPADDDRPGDPDDGTDGWHADHAGRRYHVGRRHVTDDRGEPLVLDWRAPVSRSFYRASARDPQGVAVRRRFGFSNGTLTSFEDERLDRGEELGTASRILTAEIERPRVGPMRDIVATIQPEQDELVRADLADSICVQGAPGTGKTAVGLHRAAYLLYLHRERLRRSGVLIVGPNRTFLSYIAAVLPALGEVEVEQATVEDLVARVPVRAVDDPAVAAVKHDARMAEVLRRAVDAYIGEPAEPIMVSDGSFRWRIGLDPLHRVVEETRRERLPYATGRERVRARVVALLQRQAEARRAESPSDAWLRRMGKATPVTAFLDAVWPALTPEGLVHALLGDPQRLAAAADGLLDAEEQARLRGLATPAGAADPTAVGATEPARASARRPAPAGTKLGRTPKATKWTAADAVLIDEAAGLIERPGGFGHVVVDEAQDLSPMQCRVIARRSEHGSITLLGDLAQGTAPWAAADWRDSLRHLGKPDAVVVPLTVGFRVPAAVVAFANRLLPALAVDVPPAESLRRDGALDVRTVDDLAAATVAEVRAALAFDGSVAVIAADDAVGDLRAALDAAGVDTATVDEPAATARVTVVPATLVKGLEYDHVIVVEPAAIVAAEPRGLHRLYVVLTRAVSRLAVLHARPLPAPLG
- a CDS encoding ABC transporter ATP-binding protein, whose translation is MILARAEAVSRRYGDVLALDRVDLEVSAGELVGLLGPNGAGKSTLLNLLVGLRRPTAGRVELFGGDPRDPASRRQIGVTPQETGLPGTLRVGEVVDFVAAHHPDPVPRGELLDRFGLGELARRQTGGLSGGQRRRLAVALAFVGRPRLVLLDEPTTGLDVAARHTLWEAIRAFHDDGGTVLLSSHYLEEVEALARRVVVIGHGRVLADDTVDAIRGIVGVRRVSLVADELPALPGVVRTERVDGRTHLLTTDADELVRALVTAGVAFADLEVRPTSLEEAFLAITAAPGSEPGRPTAAVAGPPATA
- a CDS encoding ABC transporter permease; translated protein: MRLALVHARYQLLETVRIPVAVVGSAFFPAVAMLFFVVPFAGKDPVAATYATAAMVTFSVMSANVFQYGVGVAEDRDQPWNPYTRTLPAGPAPRFAGRVLAGLALTYLSLVPVVVIGATLTEARISAPAFLLALATVTVISVPFTLLGLAIGYSMPSKAAIVVAQVVFFPLAFGGGLLSAPDQAPGFVEAVAPFLPTRGAVELMWAATGDYPVDPLSMVMLGVWVVLLAVLAGWAYRRDEGRRFS